The genomic segment CCAAGGCCATATGTCTGTCTCCGGCCCGCTGTCGACGCGCACCGGCTTCGCCCAGGTCTTGGCGCGATCCGTGGAGTACGAGTACCAGACCCCCGCCTTGCGCTTGCTATCCCCCTCGCCGGTCTCGTCCCAGACGATGTACAGGTTGCCCTTCGCATCGAGGTCGAACGACGGCCAGTGGGAAAGGAGATCGACGCCTTCGGCGATCGTGTTCATCTCGGGCGTGAGGTCGTCCTGCCGCGCTTTCCGGAACGCGGCCATCGACAGCACGCCCCCGTCGTAGTGCGCCTCGTACAGCGTCCCGTCCGAACGGTCGACCTGAAGGTCGCCGAGGCCGCCGGCGTCGGCGACCGGGGCCGTCCACGACACGCCTCCGTCCTTGCTCTTGGCGAGGATGTGTCCGTTGTTGCCGATCGGCTGCGTGCTGTTCCCTCCGGCGAACGCGTTACCGACGATATAGACGACGTTCTCCTCGTCGGCTTCCGACCATTGCCGGTCGCTGATCGTCAACGCGATGGCATCTTGCAGCGTGTACGAGCGGCCGTTGTCGGTCGAGCGCGACATCGCGACGTTCACGAGATTGATCTCCGAGATGTAGACGTTGCCGGCCTTGTCGATCGCGAAGTCCGGATCCGAGAAACCCGTGAACGGGAAGTTCGTGGGCACCGTCCGTGGCACGTACGTCCACGTCTTCCCGTGGTCGCCGCTCCACCAGTAGTACGTCTGCCCCACGTAGTTGAGAAGGAAGGCCGGCGTCGCCTCGCCAGGCGCTTGTGGCGCGTAGAAGTGCGTCGTGCCGGCGTGCGCGCCGTACAGCAATGTCCCGTCCGCGAGGCTGACGATGCTCGGCTCGCCGCCGGCGCGGGTTTCGTCGACGTAGCTTGGCTCCGAGAATGTCATCGGGGCGGCTGGGGGAGGACAGGCTGCGGCGGCGCCGATCGGGCCGACCGCTGCCTCCGTGCCTAGCGCGATGGCCGCCAGCGTGATGCGGACCGTGAGGGTCTTGGGTGCGAGCCTCATGCAGTCCTCCTCCTCAGACGCAGTGCGCCTACGAGCCCGATGACGAGGAGTCCGAGGCCGACCCACGCGCCGCCGACGCCCGTCGCGGGAAGCTGCGTGCCGCCCGTCGACGGCTTGACGATCTTCGTCCCCCCGACCTTCACACGCGCCGGGTTGGTGTACGAGGTCA from the Actinomycetota bacterium genome contains:
- a CDS encoding sialidase family protein, which codes for MRLAPKTLTVRITLAAIALGTEAAVGPIGAAAACPPPAAPMTFSEPSYVDETRAGGEPSIVSLADGTLLYGAHAGTTHFYAPQAPGEATPAFLLNYVGQTYYWWSGDHGKTWTYVPRTVPTNFPFTGFSDPDFAIDKAGNVYISEINLVNVAMSRSTDNGRSYTLQDAIALTISDRQWSEADEENVVYIVGNAFAGGNSTQPIGNNGHILAKSKDGGVSWTAPVADAGGLGDLQVDRSDGTLYEAHYDGGVLSMAAFRKARQDDLTPEMNTIAEGVDLLSHWPSFDLDAKGNLYIVWDETGEGDSKRKAGVWYSYSTDRAKTWAKPVRVDSGPETDIWPWLAVGDEGRVGIAWFGAEKELPRQDSESSGEHGWHVYAAQTLDGLGCGKLPPNFRGARAITEAFHTGTVCAQGTVCQAQLIDRRLGDYFTIDIDTTGAMVAAYSDTRHDGAVALPAFIRQTGGPSFLAPAATSPVLNPVTKPAPKPVVKGTKETPGLPATGLGGAGAQALLLIMLATGLGVWRRRLS